A DNA window from Anaerocolumna sp. AGMB13020 contains the following coding sequences:
- a CDS encoding leucine-rich repeat protein, translating into MHFQRFKVFEEVIIPESIASIGSKAFADCGHLHRVNLPERQIFIAKDAFEGTLFFIPTNKA; encoded by the coding sequence ATGCATTTTCAAAGATTCAAGGTCTTTGAGGAAGTCATTATACCTGAAAGCATAGCATCTATTGGAAGTAAAGCATTTGCAGACTGTGGTCATTTACATAGGGTCAATCTTCCAGAAAGACAAATTTTTATTGCAAAAGATGCTTTTGAGGGAACTTTATTTTTTATTCCTACCAATAAAGCTTAA
- the arsA gene encoding arsenical pump-driving ATPase: MEIFNPQVISLTQYLFFTGKGGVGKTSAACATAVTLADSGKRVFLISTDPASNLQDVFKTVLTNKGVEIAGIPNLIVANLDPLQAAAEYKESIISPYRGKLPDSVIKNMEEQLSGSCTVEIAAFNEFSNFMANEMLQEEYDYIIFDTAPTGHTLRMLQLPSAWSNFISESTHGASCLGQLSGLESKKDVYKRAVETLSDKTLTTLLLVSRPERVPLKEAERASSELSDIGVNNQVLIINGMLPSYDDNVSEKFFSKQQNAIEKIPENLKKLKSFQIPLRAYNITGIENLRSLLTSDHYILKNEAINLPSIFQLNDIIDNLYLTDKKVIFTMGKGGVGKTTIAAEIALGLSAKGKKVHLASTDPAAHLKFVISESNSISLSHIDEQEELMKYQEEVLAKARETMSEDDIAYIEEDLRSPCTQEIAVFRAFAEIVEMADKDDVVVIDTAPTGHTLLLLDSTQNYHREVMRTQGDIPDSVKNLLPRLRNANETEVIIITLPEVTPVYEAMRLEEDLKRAEIATKWWVINASLYQSGTSNHLLATKANNEVEWIQEVNEHTVGHFAIKGWVPDEIVYKS; encoded by the coding sequence ATGGAAATTTTTAATCCACAAGTTATTTCACTGACCCAATACCTGTTTTTTACGGGAAAGGGCGGCGTTGGTAAAACCTCCGCTGCTTGTGCAACCGCTGTTACTCTTGCTGATAGTGGAAAAAGAGTATTTCTAATCAGTACTGATCCAGCTTCCAATTTACAAGATGTTTTTAAAACTGTGCTAACCAACAAAGGTGTTGAAATTGCAGGGATACCGAATCTTATTGTGGCAAATCTTGATCCGTTACAAGCTGCAGCGGAATATAAGGAGAGTATAATTTCTCCCTATAGAGGTAAGTTACCGGATTCCGTAATAAAAAATATGGAAGAACAGCTGTCAGGATCATGTACGGTAGAAATCGCTGCTTTTAATGAGTTTTCAAATTTTATGGCAAATGAAATGTTGCAGGAAGAGTATGACTATATCATTTTTGACACGGCCCCAACCGGCCATACCCTTCGAATGTTGCAACTCCCTTCAGCCTGGAGCAATTTCATCAGTGAAAGCACACATGGTGCCTCCTGCCTTGGACAGCTTTCAGGTTTGGAGAGTAAAAAGGATGTATATAAAAGAGCCGTTGAGACCTTATCAGACAAGACTTTAACTACTTTACTTCTTGTTTCTCGACCAGAGCGGGTACCTTTAAAAGAAGCGGAGAGAGCTTCTAGTGAACTATCAGACATTGGTGTTAATAACCAGGTATTAATCATAAATGGTATGTTGCCCTCTTATGATGATAATGTTTCTGAAAAGTTTTTTTCTAAGCAACAAAATGCAATAGAAAAAATACCAGAAAATCTAAAAAAACTTAAAAGTTTTCAAATACCACTTAGGGCTTATAACATTACCGGAATAGAGAATTTAAGATCACTACTCACCTCAGATCACTACATTCTTAAGAATGAAGCTATAAATCTACCAAGTATTTTTCAGCTTAACGATATTATTGATAATTTATATCTGACGGATAAGAAAGTAATATTTACAATGGGAAAAGGAGGCGTTGGGAAAACAACCATTGCTGCAGAAATTGCATTGGGCTTGTCTGCAAAAGGCAAGAAAGTACACCTTGCTTCAACTGATCCAGCAGCACATTTAAAATTTGTTATAAGTGAAAGTAATAGCATCAGTTTAAGTCATATAGACGAACAAGAAGAGCTGATGAAATATCAAGAAGAAGTTCTTGCAAAAGCAAGAGAGACAATGTCAGAAGATGATATTGCCTATATAGAAGAAGATTTACGTTCTCCATGTACGCAGGAAATTGCTGTTTTCAGAGCTTTTGCTGAGATTGTTGAGATGGCTGATAAGGATGATGTTGTCGTCATTGACACTGCACCAACTGGGCATACCTTATTACTTCTGGATTCTACTCAAAACTATCACCGAGAAGTGATGCGTACACAAGGAGATATACCTGATTCAGTTAAAAATTTACTACCAAGACTGAGAAATGCAAATGAAACAGAGGTTATAATCATCACATTACCAGAGGTAACACCGGTTTATGAAGCAATGCGACTAGAAGAGGATCTAAAACGTGCAGAAATTGCTACAAAATGGTGGGTTATCAATGCTTCACTGTATCAATCTGGAACCTCTAATCATCTGTTAGCTACAAAGGCAAACAACGAAGTCGAATGGATTCAAGAAGTGAATGAACATACCGTGGGACATTTCGCCATTAAAGGTTGGGTACCAGATGAAATCGTATATAAGAGCTAA
- a CDS encoding ArsR/SmtB family transcription factor has product MDKIYEYEQNATVFKALCDPNRLMIIDLLKSGEKCACDLLEVMHISQSTLSHHMKLLCESGLINCRREGKWMYYSLSQKGFAKANSLLQEIMQAAVLLDMDVSCDCD; this is encoded by the coding sequence ATGGATAAAATATATGAATATGAACAAAATGCTACTGTATTTAAAGCCTTGTGTGACCCCAATAGATTAATGATAATTGATCTGTTAAAAAGCGGAGAAAAATGTGCTTGCGATTTATTAGAGGTAATGCATATCTCCCAATCAACTTTATCTCATCATATGAAACTTTTATGTGAGTCGGGATTAATTAATTGTAGAAGAGAAGGTAAGTGGATGTATTATTCGCTTAGTCAAAAAGGATTTGCGAAAGCAAATAGTTTATTACAAGAAATCATGCAAGCAGCTGTATTACTTGATATGGATGTATCCTGTGATTGCGACTAA
- the arsD gene encoding arsenite efflux transporter metallochaperone ArsD — MKKLSIYEPAMCCSTGLCGVGVDPELLRISTVLNKIKNEDGFVIERFNLTNSPQEFINNKVINDFINANGVDLLPAIVVDGEIVITGRYPSNDEFVNLLGLSTNVLGSKPKTVRAKIKRSGSCGCSGGNCC, encoded by the coding sequence ATGAAAAAATTGTCTATTTACGAACCGGCTATGTGCTGTTCAACAGGTCTTTGTGGAGTAGGCGTTGATCCAGAATTACTACGAATTTCAACCGTACTAAATAAAATAAAAAATGAGGATGGTTTTGTAATTGAGAGATTTAATCTAACTAATTCCCCACAAGAATTTATTAATAATAAAGTTATTAATGATTTCATAAATGCAAACGGTGTAGATTTATTACCAGCAATTGTAGTGGATGGTGAAATCGTGATTACTGGTAGATACCCAAGTAATGATGAGTTTGTGAATTTATTAGGCCTTTCAACAAATGTATTAGGAAGTAAGCCTAAAACTGTAAGAGCAAAGATAAAAAGGTCTGGAAGTTGCGGATGCTCTGGTGGCAATTGTTGCTAA
- a CDS encoding TetR/AcrR family transcriptional regulator — MKRMKQINESKELIFEAFMQLLKEKKEEDITLTEIAETAGVGRMTIYRHFKEKEDILLFKVQQYYEVARLQLQDKKLSLLELMEFRYKLIYESPNIEHFYKSNKLQSLFDAFRTIYSSDIMTVLPSFIDAYTAAFIISGMDAITNLWIQNGRVEPPKQMAQLTAQIIEKHLPK, encoded by the coding sequence ATGAAAAGAATGAAACAAATAAACGAATCAAAGGAACTGATTTTTGAGGCGTTCATGCAATTATTAAAAGAAAAAAAAGAAGAAGATATTACTTTAACTGAAATAGCTGAAACTGCCGGAGTTGGTCGAATGACAATCTACCGGCACTTTAAAGAAAAAGAAGATATCCTTCTCTTCAAAGTTCAGCAGTACTATGAAGTTGCAAGACTCCAGCTTCAGGATAAAAAACTCTCTCTGCTTGAACTCATGGAATTCAGATATAAGCTTATTTATGAGTCACCAAATATCGAACACTTTTATAAATCAAATAAGTTACAATCATTGTTTGATGCTTTTCGAACTATTTATTCTTCTGATATAATGACCGTGCTCCCTTCATTCATTGATGCCTATACAGCTGCCTTTATTATCTCAGGCATGGATGCCATCACCAATTTATGGATTCAAAACGGCAGAGTGGAACCTCCAAAGCAAATGGCACAGCTAACAGCTCAAATAATTGAAAAACATCTGCCAAAATAG
- a CDS encoding MarR family winged helix-turn-helix transcriptional regulator, with protein MESQGNNVLRELLRILVRDLGILEKSDASCCGISIAQCHAIVEIGRRGKITLVELADLLGLDKSTMSRTINNLVEADLVLRELDMENRRYVIIQLTDNGRTIFKNTEENMNSYFQSVFSSIPEDKRNQVLESLQLLTSAVEASRRC; from the coding sequence ATGGAAAGCCAAGGAAATAATGTATTAAGAGAACTTTTAAGAATTTTAGTAAGAGATTTAGGTATTTTAGAAAAAAGTGATGCCTCTTGCTGTGGTATAAGTATAGCCCAGTGTCATGCCATTGTTGAGATTGGTAGAAGAGGAAAAATAACCTTAGTAGAGTTAGCTGATTTATTGGGACTGGATAAAAGTACTATGAGTCGAACAATAAACAATCTTGTTGAAGCTGATCTTGTACTTAGGGAATTGGATATGGAAAATAGACGGTATGTAATCATTCAGTTAACGGATAATGGAAGAACTATATTTAAAAATACAGAAGAGAATATGAACAGCTATTTTCAAAGCGTTTTTAGCTCCATTCCGGAGGATAAAAGGAATCAGGTCTTAGAAAGCCTGCAGCTACTAACGAGTGCTGTTGAAGCAAGCAGGCGTTGTTAA
- a CDS encoding FAD-dependent oxidoreductase, whose amino-acid sequence MYPVIATNERGIVMRIIIIGAVAAGASSAAKARRNSEESEIIIYEKDNFISYSGCGMPYYIGGEIESADALTPRDPAFFKSKYNVDIYTLHEVLSIHPDEKKITIRNLLTDEVFIDHYDQLVLATGARAVIPPIKDTDLKHVFALRNINDMNHIKDYINSYHPESAVIVGTGFIGLEVCENLRNLGISTTLIERLPQVTPGLDPDMAVYVEEHLRNKDISLMTEISVKEISENYVILSDDTKLTADMVLLSTGVRPNIELAKAAGIELGETGAIKVNSKMETNRKNIYACGDCIEQFHVVTGKPVYRPLGSTANKTGRIAGDNITGGNLEFRGVLGTGIFKIFDLTVAQTGLSEREAHELGYNIAVCHNIKPNKPEYMGGKEMVIKGIADKATGRLLGVQIIGYEGVDKRIDVFVTAITFKAKVEDLFHLDLAYAPPFSTTKDPVMYTGMILDNAIHKGRPLLTAQELDELIESGEKYTLIDARVVTQYEKNHIESAKSIPHSKLRSELPEIDQEEVVVTYCNKGVTGNAAQNILMGRGLKKVYNLSGGQKQYSKTQNKK is encoded by the coding sequence ATGTATCCTGTGATTGCGACTAATGAAAGAGGAATAGTAATGCGTATTATTATCATTGGCGCCGTAGCTGCTGGGGCATCCTCTGCAGCGAAAGCCAGAAGAAATAGTGAAGAATCAGAAATTATAATATATGAAAAGGATAACTTTATATCTTACTCCGGTTGTGGAATGCCTTATTATATAGGGGGAGAGATTGAAAGTGCTGATGCACTGACTCCGCGTGACCCTGCTTTCTTCAAAAGTAAATATAACGTTGATATTTATACACTACATGAAGTTTTGTCGATCCATCCAGATGAGAAAAAAATAACAATTAGAAATCTTTTAACAGATGAGGTGTTCATTGATCATTACGATCAATTAGTACTTGCAACAGGGGCAAGAGCCGTAATTCCTCCAATAAAAGATACTGACTTAAAACATGTATTTGCATTAAGAAATATCAATGATATGAATCATATAAAGGATTATATCAATAGTTATCATCCAGAATCTGCAGTAATTGTTGGTACAGGATTTATTGGTCTTGAAGTGTGTGAAAACCTAAGGAATCTTGGAATTAGTACAACATTAATAGAAAGGTTACCACAGGTTACGCCAGGATTAGATCCAGATATGGCTGTTTATGTTGAAGAACATTTAAGAAATAAAGATATTTCCCTTATGACAGAAATCTCTGTGAAAGAGATTTCTGAAAACTACGTTATATTATCAGATGATACAAAGCTAACAGCTGATATGGTTCTACTTTCTACGGGGGTCCGGCCAAATATTGAACTGGCAAAAGCGGCAGGTATAGAACTTGGAGAAACGGGTGCCATTAAAGTAAACAGCAAAATGGAGACCAACCGAAAAAATATTTATGCCTGTGGTGATTGTATAGAACAATTTCATGTTGTGACAGGTAAACCGGTTTACAGACCTTTAGGTTCTACCGCCAATAAAACCGGTAGGATCGCTGGCGATAACATAACAGGAGGTAATCTCGAATTTCGAGGAGTACTCGGAACTGGAATCTTTAAAATATTTGATTTGACAGTAGCACAAACGGGTCTTTCAGAACGTGAAGCTCATGAACTAGGTTATAATATAGCCGTATGCCATAATATAAAACCAAATAAACCGGAATACATGGGCGGCAAAGAAATGGTAATTAAGGGGATTGCGGATAAGGCAACCGGCAGACTTCTTGGTGTTCAAATTATTGGATATGAGGGTGTTGATAAAAGGATTGATGTATTTGTCACAGCTATTACTTTTAAAGCGAAAGTAGAAGACCTGTTCCATCTGGATTTAGCTTATGCCCCTCCTTTTTCAACAACAAAAGATCCTGTAATGTATACTGGTATGATACTCGATAATGCCATTCATAAAGGCAGACCCTTATTGACTGCACAGGAGTTGGATGAGTTGATTGAATCCGGTGAGAAGTATACTTTGATTGATGCTAGAGTAGTCACACAGTATGAAAAGAACCATATTGAATCGGCAAAGAGTATTCCACATTCAAAATTAAGAAGCGAATTACCAGAAATAGATCAAGAAGAAGTAGTAGTGACTTACTGTAATAAAGGTGTGACAGGTAATGCAGCCCAAAACATTCTCATGGGCAGAGGACTAAAAAAAGTATATAACCTATCCGGAGGCCAGAAGCAGTACAGTAAAACACAAAATAAAAAATAA
- a CDS encoding ArsR/SmtB family transcription factor → MVEIFKALSEESRLRILSLISEDELCVCEIESSLRMTQSNASRHLSVLKRSGILDSYKNAQWTYYRLNKDFIQENKELWEYLRQKLIKLPTFSSDHEAYQKCKAQGLCNCNKQPH, encoded by the coding sequence ATGGTAGAAATCTTTAAAGCCTTATCTGAAGAAAGTAGATTACGTATTCTGTCGTTGATATCGGAAGATGAATTGTGTGTCTGTGAAATTGAATCATCTCTTAGAATGACTCAATCGAATGCCTCACGTCATTTGTCAGTATTGAAAAGGAGTGGAATACTTGACAGCTATAAAAATGCTCAATGGACCTATTACCGATTAAATAAAGACTTTATCCAGGAAAACAAAGAGTTATGGGAATATCTGAGACAAAAGCTTATTAAACTTCCAACCTTTTCATCGGATCATGAAGCATATCAGAAATGTAAGGCACAAGGATTATGTAATTGTAATAAACAACCACATTAA
- a CDS encoding GNAT family N-acetyltransferase, which translates to MDYILDEMKEADWNQVVAIYTEGINTKIATFQNSAPSWEEWNNGHSKECRLVARKGDKILGWAAISPVSSRCVYAGVAELSIYISPECRGQKVGTEILKELIKLSEENGYWTLQSGIIRENIASLNLHKKCGFREIGYREKLGMMDNGKWHDVVLVERRSSKIGN; encoded by the coding sequence ATGGACTATATTTTAGATGAGATGAAGGAAGCAGATTGGAACCAGGTTGTTGCTATCTACACAGAAGGAATCAATACAAAAATAGCAACATTTCAAAATTCTGCACCAAGTTGGGAAGAGTGGAATAATGGACATAGCAAAGAATGCCGATTAGTTGCAAGAAAAGGAGATAAAATACTTGGATGGGCTGCAATATCTCCAGTTTCTAGCCGATGTGTATATGCAGGTGTGGCTGAACTTAGTATCTACATATCCCCTGAATGTCGTGGACAGAAAGTCGGAACAGAAATTCTAAAGGAGCTTATCAAATTATCTGAAGAAAATGGTTATTGGACATTGCAATCAGGTATAATCCGAGAGAATATTGCAAGCTTAAACTTACATAAAAAATGTGGTTTCAGAGAGATTGGTTATAGAGAAAAACTTGGTATGATGGATAATGGTAAATGGCATGATGTTGTATTAGTAGAAAGAAGAAGTAGTAAAATAGGCAACTAA
- the arsB gene encoding ACR3 family arsenite efflux transporter: protein MKKEKAQGIGFFEKYLSVWVLLCMLSGILIGRFLPGVPEVLNKMQFAGQNIPIAVLIWIMIYPMMMKIDFQALKNVGKHPLGIVISSGSSWLIKPFLMFGLASLFFLVLFKALIPANLAQDFVTGAVLLGTAPCTAMVFVWSNLTKGDPAHTLVQVSVNDLLILVLFVPLVQFLLGVNNVQIPWDTLIFSIVLFVVVPLIGGFLTRTFMIKKKGLEYFNEKFVTKFDGITTLGLLFTLIIIFTFQGSIILEQPLYVLLIAVPLILQNVISATFTYQICKWTKQPHNIAAPAALIAASDFFELSVAVAIAIFGPTSPVVLACTVGVLTEVPVMLLLVKFVNKTKHWFPQPIANNQ from the coding sequence ATGAAAAAAGAAAAAGCACAAGGTATCGGTTTTTTTGAAAAATACCTTTCCGTTTGGGTATTGCTCTGTATGCTATCAGGTATATTGATTGGACGATTTTTACCTGGAGTTCCTGAAGTATTAAACAAAATGCAGTTTGCAGGGCAAAACATCCCTATTGCAGTACTCATTTGGATTATGATTTATCCAATGATGATGAAGATTGATTTTCAGGCATTAAAAAATGTTGGTAAACATCCATTGGGTATCGTAATATCCAGCGGTAGTAGTTGGTTGATTAAACCTTTTTTGATGTTTGGGCTTGCATCACTTTTCTTTCTTGTATTATTTAAAGCATTGATACCTGCAAATTTAGCACAAGATTTTGTTACAGGCGCAGTTCTATTAGGTACAGCTCCTTGTACTGCAATGGTATTTGTATGGAGCAATCTGACGAAAGGGGATCCGGCACATACACTTGTACAGGTATCGGTAAACGATCTTCTTATATTGGTACTTTTTGTACCGTTGGTTCAATTCCTGTTAGGTGTGAACAATGTACAAATTCCCTGGGATACGCTTATATTTTCTATCGTATTATTTGTAGTAGTTCCGTTAATTGGTGGATTTCTTACACGAACTTTCATGATAAAGAAGAAAGGATTAGAATACTTCAACGAAAAATTTGTTACCAAATTTGATGGTATCACGACTTTGGGATTGTTATTTACTCTAATAATTATCTTTACATTCCAGGGAAGTATCATTTTAGAGCAGCCATTATATGTTCTATTAATAGCCGTACCGCTTATATTGCAAAATGTTATTTCAGCTACCTTTACGTATCAGATATGCAAATGGACCAAACAACCCCATAACATAGCAGCACCTGCAGCTCTGATAGCAGCTTCTGATTTTTTTGAACTTTCTGTGGCAGTAGCAATAGCAATTTTCGGACCAACTTCCCCGGTAGTGCTTGCCTGTACAGTAGGAGTACTGACTGAGGTTCCTGTTATGCTTTTACTCGTGAAGTTTGTTAATAAAACAAAACATTGGTTCCCACAACCAATAGCAAATAATCAATAA
- a CDS encoding oxidoreductase: MSENSNTRTDEYGGSIENRARFALEVTKAVVDEIGAERTGFRISPGTTLGGLQDGDLGPNLYRYLTQELAKLNLAYLHIVHLGNEELLKDIRTIWSNPLLVNRAGRKLEDIEVDIENGTVDLVPVGVWSLANLDFPERLKAGAILNEPDTETFFGAGSKGYTDYPTLKD; the protein is encoded by the coding sequence ATTAGTGAAAATTCTAATACACGTACAGATGAATATGGTGGGTCAATAGAAAATCGTGCTCGCTTTGCACTTGAAGTAACAAAAGCAGTCGTTGATGAAATTGGGGCTGAGAGAACGGGCTTTCGTATTTCCCCTGGAACTACTCTTGGCGGACTTCAAGATGGTGATCTGGGTCCCAATCTTTATCGTTACCTTACACAAGAGTTGGCTAAATTAAATCTTGCTTATCTTCATATTGTGCATCTTGGCAATGAAGAACTGCTAAAGGATATTCGAACAATTTGGTCAAATCCCCTGTTAGTTAATAGAGCAGGACGTAAGCTGGAAGACATAGAAGTTGATATTGAAAATGGTACCGTTGATTTGGTTCCTGTTGGAGTATGGTCTTTAGCTAATCTTGATTTCCCTGAACGCCTTAAAGCAGGAGCTATATTAAATGAACCAGATACTGAAACATTTTTTGGTGCAGGAAGTAAGGGCTATACAGATTATCCTACACTCAAAGATTAA
- a CDS encoding alpha/beta fold hydrolase, which produces MKRILVIMVISIAIVGGLSYIGFSMWAKGKPNKENVEGETEKINDIVITHHFAEAAGLKWHYIEAGDSTKETIVFVHGVPDSWYGWINQILAIADDYHIIAIDMKGFGQSDKKIDGMNTDVEIAQQTVKLFDVIGIKSYYLVGHDWGTAITDVIAATNTEKVLIYVRIEGAGLEVDLSRTKQLVKLRDSEEGVKLLSKARLLVQKAYSNLTVQEVPKEAIDYAIGEFSRKGTAKAVQQYYIGLDISEENMDEIIQNKKDNFAKMTMPVLLLQAESDPLQPIDSLEGLKEAFPDAKLQIVKGAGHFPQQECPDVVTNAILSFIGRNKK; this is translated from the coding sequence TTGAAAAGGATATTGGTAATTATGGTTATTTCTATCGCCATTGTAGGCGGTTTAAGTTATATTGGGTTTAGCATGTGGGCAAAAGGTAAGCCGAATAAGGAAAATGTTGAAGGAGAAACAGAAAAAATTAACGATATTGTTATAACTCATCATTTTGCTGAGGCGGCAGGGTTAAAATGGCATTATATAGAAGCGGGTGATTCTACGAAAGAAACTATTGTCTTTGTTCATGGCGTACCCGATTCATGGTATGGTTGGATAAATCAAATTTTGGCTATAGCGGATGATTATCATATCATAGCAATAGATATGAAAGGTTTTGGGCAATCAGATAAAAAAATAGATGGAATGAATACTGATGTAGAGATAGCACAACAAACAGTAAAGCTGTTTGACGTTATTGGTATTAAGTCATATTACCTTGTCGGTCATGATTGGGGAACTGCAATAACCGATGTAATTGCAGCTACAAACACAGAGAAAGTGCTAATATACGTTCGCATTGAGGGTGCCGGATTAGAAGTGGATTTAAGTAGAACCAAGCAATTGGTTAAACTTAGAGATTCAGAGGAAGGTGTGAAATTATTAAGTAAAGCACGGCTTTTAGTTCAAAAAGCATATAGCAATCTAACAGTACAGGAAGTACCAAAGGAAGCTATTGATTATGCCATTGGTGAGTTCAGTAGGAAAGGAACTGCTAAAGCAGTTCAACAGTATTATATTGGGCTTGATATCAGTGAAGAAAATATGGATGAAATTATCCAAAATAAAAAGGATAATTTTGCGAAGATGACAATGCCAGTTTTATTATTGCAGGCTGAGAGTGATCCGCTTCAACCTATAGACTCTTTAGAAGGTTTAAAAGAAGCGTTTCCTGATGCAAAATTGCAAATCGTAAAGGGTGCAGGACATTTCCCCCAGCAAGAATGTCCGGATGTAGTTACTAATGCAATTTTAAGCTTTATTGGTAGGAATAAAAAATAA
- a CDS encoding response regulator transcription factor produces the protein MYRLLIVDEEEFIVNGLYEVFINRENMDLDIYKAYSGEEAIKWLNRTRIDIVLTGISMPEINGLQLRDVIYRNWPQCRVIFLTRYNEFKYIYKANLPNGISYIRKTEKHEKLIKAVENAIKDIQNGINIEKLIHTANEQMNMALELFQKDYLLHLLHEDPSEITRSQFKQLEISMNPDKPVLLLLGHVDNFPTDLSYSSKMQYLYSVRLMIDQYLSTRITSVCVMDESYRFVLFLQPKDLVKISQLQTELIADYKKTISFLKGTLEVIQSVCRESLDTSISFVLSGEPSRWEHLSKKYYSLSQLLNYRIGTNIEMLLVDNELKSDIINTSSEVPELEADIKVLELMIRQQGMETIELYLESGQKDKFFETLTEWVIPLKLMKSKNSNAAIEAYYRISLTLLSYINRCKLTEKIAFHLDQNRLMRIDKFESWEEAVAYLYQLSDLIFSLQSEEQKKRAYKAISYIQKFIEKHMDEDLSLVRLAEQVFLNPSYLSRLYKQVMGVNISEFIDSVRIKRAKELLENENVKIYEVAKMVGYETAASFTRFFRKATGRSPQEYHNEVLSSKHE, from the coding sequence ATGTACAGATTACTGATTGTGGATGAGGAAGAATTTATTGTAAATGGGTTATATGAAGTATTTATAAACAGAGAAAATATGGATTTAGATATCTATAAGGCATATTCAGGCGAAGAAGCAATAAAATGGCTGAACAGAACCAGAATTGATATCGTGCTTACAGGTATTAGTATGCCTGAGATTAATGGTTTGCAATTGCGGGATGTAATATATAGGAATTGGCCTCAATGCAGGGTTATATTTCTTACCCGTTATAATGAATTTAAATATATATATAAAGCAAATCTGCCCAATGGCATAAGTTATATCAGGAAAACAGAGAAACACGAGAAACTAATAAAGGCTGTTGAAAATGCCATTAAAGACATACAGAATGGAATAAACATAGAGAAATTGATCCATACGGCTAACGAACAGATGAATATGGCACTTGAGTTATTTCAGAAGGACTACTTATTACATTTGCTCCATGAAGATCCGTCAGAAATAACGAGGTCCCAATTTAAACAACTTGAAATTTCAATGAATCCGGACAAGCCGGTATTATTGCTATTGGGTCATGTTGACAATTTCCCAACTGATTTATCCTATAGCAGCAAAATGCAATACCTGTATTCCGTAAGACTAATGATTGACCAGTATCTGAGCACCAGGATTACTAGTGTCTGTGTAATGGACGAAAGTTATAGATTTGTTTTGTTCCTGCAACCGAAGGATTTAGTTAAAATAAGCCAGCTTCAAACAGAACTGATAGCTGATTATAAAAAAACGATTTCATTCCTGAAAGGAACCCTTGAGGTGATTCAGTCTGTGTGCCGTGAGTCTCTAGATACCTCCATCAGTTTTGTATTAAGTGGTGAACCCAGCAGGTGGGAGCACCTATCAAAAAAATATTATTCTCTGAGTCAATTACTGAATTACCGAATCGGCACAAATATAGAAATGCTATTAGTAGATAATGAACTTAAAAGCGATATTATCAATACCAGCTCGGAGGTGCCTGAACTGGAAGCCGATATCAAAGTACTGGAGCTGATGATTAGGCAGCAAGGAATGGAAACCATAGAATTATATCTTGAGTCAGGACAAAAGGACAAGTTTTTTGAAACCTTAACAGAATGGGTGATACCTTTAAAATTAATGAAGAGTAAAAACAGCAATGCAGCTATAGAAGCCTATTATAGGATTTCCTTAACTCTTTTGTCTTATATCAACCGCTGCAAGCTTACTGAAAAAATCGCCTTCCACCTCGATCAGAATAGACTGATGCGGATCGATAAATTTGAATCCTGGGAAGAAGCGGTAGCATATCTATATCAACTATCTGATCTAATTTTCTCTCTCCAGAGCGAAGAGCAAAAAAAGAGAGCGTATAAAGCAATCAGCTATATACAAAAATTCATCGAGAAGCATATGGATGAAGATCTTTCTCTGGTAAGACTTGCAGAGCAGGTCTTTTTAAACCCGTCTTACCTATCCAGACTTTACAAACAGGTCATGGGGGTTAACATTTCTGAATTCATAGATAGTGTCCGGATAAAAAGAGCGAAGGAACTATTGGAAAATGAAAATGTTAAAATCTACGAAGTTGCTAAAATGGTCGGTTACGAAACAGCAGCCTCCTTTACAAGATTTTTTAGGAAAGCTACCGGTCGTTCACCACAAGAATATCATAATGAAGTATTATCAAGCAAACATGAGTAA